The following is a genomic window from Motilibacter rhizosphaerae.
ACCTCGAGCAGGCCGTCGAGCAGGAGCGGGCCGAGCTCGTCGTCAGCCGGGAGCGCTCGGGCCAGCGGGCGGAGCGACTGCTCGACGTCGTCGCCGAGCTGTCCCGCGCGCAGACGCTGCCCGAGGTCATCGACGTCGTGCTCGTGCGCGGCTTCGGCCTGCTCGGCGGCTACGGCGGTGGCGTGGGCTTCGTCACCGAGGACGGCCGCCACCTCGACGTCCTGGAGCTGCGGGAGTTCGGCGACGGGGTGGAGGAGCGCTGGACCGGGCTGCACCCCCTCGACGTCGACGTCCCGATGATGATCAGCGCGCGGACGGGAGAGCCCCTGCTCTACCCCACGCGCGCCGAGCTGCTCACGCGCCACCCGCACCTGGAGCGCGACGTCGATGAGCGCACCAAGGCGCTCGTCGCCCTGCCCCTGCTGGTCGAGCAGCGCGTCATCGGCTCCATCATCGTGCTGTTCGCCGAGGAGCAGCGCTTCGAGGCGGACGAGCGCGAATTCATGCTGACGCTCGCCGGGCTCTGCGCGCAGGCCCTCGACCGGGCGCGGCTGAGCAGTCGCGAGCGGACGATCGCGGCGACCCTGCAGCGCTCGCTGCTCCCCGACGTCGTCGCGGTGCCGGACCTCGAGGTCGCGGTGCGCTACGTCCCCGGAGCCGAGGGCACGCAGGTCGGCGGCGACTGGTACGACGTGGTGCAGCTCGGCGCCGGTCGCCTGGGCCTCGTCATGGGCGACGTCATGGGCCGGGGTGTCGGAGCGGCGGCGACGATGGGCCAGGTCCGCGCCGCGCTGCGGGCCTACGCCCGGCTCGACCTGCCGCCCGCGCAGGTGCTCGCCTCCCTCGACGCGGTCGTCGCGGACGTCGCCGAGGGGCGCTTCGTCACCTGCGCGTACGCCGTCTTCGACCCCGCGGACCGCACCCTCTCGGTCGCGAGCGCGGGCCACCTCCCACCCGTGATCGCAGGCCCCAGCGGGAGCGCACTCGCTCCCCTGGTCCCCGGGCCGCCCCTCGGCGTCGGGGCCGGCGGCTACGTCGAGCAGGTCGCGGTACTGCCCCCGGGCGCGTGCGTGGCCCTCTGCACCGACGGGCTCGTCGAGCGGCGCGACCGTGATGCGTCCGACGGCCTCGAGCGGATGCAGGAGGTCCTGGCCGCGGTCGCCGACCGGCCGCTGGAGCAGGCGGCGGACGCGCTCGTCGCCGACCTGCTGGACCCGGACTCCGTCGACGACGCCGCGCTGCTGCTCGTCCGCCCGCTCGGCGCGGCAGCCCGACCCGCGGAGTGGCTGCGGCTGCGGCGCGACCCCGAGGTCGTCGCGGACGCCCGTGCGTGGGTGCGCGAGCGGGCGGCGCAGGGGGAGCTCGAGGGCGGGCTCGTGGACTCGCTGACCCTCGTCGCGAGCGAGCTCGTCACCAACGCCGTACGCCACGGGCGCGGCGACCCCGCCCTCCGCGTACGCGTCTCCCCGCGGCGCGCCGTCATCGAGGTCGAGGACGGCAGCGGCCACCTGCCCATGCGCCGCTACGCCGCCGAGCAGGACGAGGGCGGGCGCGGGCTCGAGCTCATCGCGCTGCTGACCGAGCGCTGGGGGTGGCGCCCGACCGATGGCGGCAAGGTCGTCTGGGCCGAGCTCAGCGCCCGCAGCTAGCCTGCGCGCATGGCCTTCCTCGACCCGGTGACCCTGCAGGGCGAGCGCGTCGTGCTCGAGCCGATGACGCTCGAGGTCGTCGACGAGCTCGCCGCTGCGGTCCGCGACGGCGAGCTCTGGAGGCTCTGGTACGCCGCGGTGCCCGCCCCCGACCAGATGCGCGCCGCCGTGGAAGACCTGCTGGCCAAGCAGTCCGCGGGCGCGGTGCTGCCGTTCGTCCAGCGCCGCAGGGACACCGGCGAGGTCGTGGGGCAGACGACGTACCTCAACGCCGACCGGCCGAACCGCCGGCTGGAGATCGGCAGCACGTGGCTCGCCCGCTCCACGCAGGGCACCGGCATCAACGCCGAGGCGAAGTACCTGCTGCTGGGCAACGCGTTCGAGGCGTGGGACTGCATCGCCGTGGAGCTGCGCACCCACTGGATGAACGAGCAGTCGCGCGCCGCGATCGCCCGGCTCGGCGCGAAGCAGGACGGCGTGCTCCGCAGCCACCGGATCATGCCGGACGGCAGCCTGCGCGACACGGTGGTGTTCTCCGTGCTGCAGCACGAGTGGCCCGCCGTGCGCAACGGGCTGCTCGCCCGGCTGAGCCGCTAGATCGACACCCAGTCCGTCACCACGTCGACGCCGTCGGCCGCCAGCACCTGCAGGCTGAACAGCCCGGTCGGCCGCGGCTCGACGCGGAAGCACCCCAGCTCGTCCAGCGCGACCTCGACGGGCTCCTCGTCGAGCCGGCGCACCGTCACGCTGCCCTGCCGCGCGGGGTAGACCTGGCCGGTCAGGCCGCCGTCGACCACGCTGAGCTCGATGACGAGCGAGCCGCCCTCGAAGGTGAGCGTGCGTACCTGCGCGGTCTCCGAGCGGACCCCCGCCAGCGCCTCGTCGACCACGGAGTCGTAGGTCAGCGCGGCGAGCTCCGCGTCGATCGTCCGCCAGGTGAAGACCCCCTTGGCAGCGGTCACGACGTCATCGGGCACGGGCTCCGGCGTGCTGACGACGGCGCGCAGCTGCGCCACCAGCTCGTCGTCGTCCTCCGACCACCGCATCGCTTCCACGGTCCCGCTCCCGTCTACCCGAGCCACGCGACGCCGGCGCGCGTGGGCGCCCCGGCCACCAGCCGACGGTACGCGTCGGCCGGCGACTCGTGCTCCCCGACCGCCGCGGCGATGCGTCCGGTCACGAGCGCGGCAGCGAACGAGGTCCCGCTCCAGCGGGCGAACCCGTCGAACTCCGCCTCACCGCCGCTGGTGCGCACCGCGCCCGAGAGGTACGTGCTCAGCAGGTCCACGCCCGGCGCGAGCACGTCGACCCAGGGGTTCAGGGCCGGGTCGGGGCTGAAGGGCGCCGACTGCCCGTCGGAGTCGACGGCCCCGACCGCCACGACGTCGTCGAGCGCGGCCGGCCACATGGGCCGCTTGGGGAACTGCTCGGCGTGGTTGCCGGCGGCCGCGACCACCAGCACGTGCGGGGGCAGCCGGTCGACCGCGGTCGCGAGGACCAGCGGGGGGCGGCCGTCGTCGGTGAAGCAGCCGAGCGAGAGGTTGAGGACGTCGACGCCGGTACGGCCCAGGCGCACGATCTCGCGCGCGACCGTCCAGCTGTCGGCCGTCCCGTCGTCGCCCAGGACGCGGTGGACGCGGAGGTCGGCGCCCGGCGCCTCGCGCAGCACGAGGCCGGCGACGAAGGTGGCGTGCCCCGCCGCGG
Proteins encoded in this region:
- a CDS encoding SpoIIE family protein phosphatase; its protein translation is MIGELDPALLETVLVGHDEGLCVFDRDFTFEWCNETAARLLQRPVSDLLGERLFELYPEGRDTVVWTAYQQALATGEPQELRLWYGPLEGWFRARAVPLHDRLVVWFRSIDLEQAVEQERAELVVSRERSGQRAERLLDVVAELSRAQTLPEVIDVVLVRGFGLLGGYGGGVGFVTEDGRHLDVLELREFGDGVEERWTGLHPLDVDVPMMISARTGEPLLYPTRAELLTRHPHLERDVDERTKALVALPLLVEQRVIGSIIVLFAEEQRFEADEREFMLTLAGLCAQALDRARLSSRERTIAATLQRSLLPDVVAVPDLEVAVRYVPGAEGTQVGGDWYDVVQLGAGRLGLVMGDVMGRGVGAAATMGQVRAALRAYARLDLPPAQVLASLDAVVADVAEGRFVTCAYAVFDPADRTLSVASAGHLPPVIAGPSGSALAPLVPGPPLGVGAGGYVEQVAVLPPGACVALCTDGLVERRDRDASDGLERMQEVLAAVADRPLEQAADALVADLLDPDSVDDAALLLVRPLGAAARPAEWLRLRRDPEVVADARAWVRERAAQGELEGGLVDSLTLVASELVTNAVRHGRGDPALRVRVSPRRAVIEVEDGSGHLPMRRYAAEQDEGGRGLELIALLTERWGWRPTDGGKVVWAELSARS
- a CDS encoding GNAT family N-acetyltransferase produces the protein MAFLDPVTLQGERVVLEPMTLEVVDELAAAVRDGELWRLWYAAVPAPDQMRAAVEDLLAKQSAGAVLPFVQRRRDTGEVVGQTTYLNADRPNRRLEIGSTWLARSTQGTGINAEAKYLLLGNAFEAWDCIAVELRTHWMNEQSRAAIARLGAKQDGVLRSHRIMPDGSLRDTVVFSVLQHEWPAVRNGLLARLSR
- a CDS encoding S8 family peptidase, with product MPAGAPPLDATPDQVVVATGHVAAVTAALEAIGAPAGRTEDAPELGLTLVDLERVQVDALGGLDAVLQALYARFDEQYGWVPTIGKNRVLERVIAHHKVGGGDEGDPVVVAASTWPSGAVGAGVRVAVGDTGIVPAPVLAGRFLAGEGSLLATAPEDLDAAAGHATFVAGLVLREAPGADLRVHRVLGDDGTADSWTVAREIVRLGRTGVDVLNLSLGCFTDDGRPPLVLATAVDRLPPHVLVVAAAGNHAEQFPKRPMWPAALDDVVAVGAVDSDGQSAPFSPDPALNPWVDVLAPGVDLLSTYLSGAVRTSGGEAEFDGFARWSGTSFAAALVTGRIAAAVGEHESPADAYRRLVAGAPTRAGVAWLG